From Rhea pennata isolate bPtePen1 chromosome 26, bPtePen1.pri, whole genome shotgun sequence, the proteins below share one genomic window:
- the LOC134151410 gene encoding keratin, type I cytoskeletal 12-like isoform X1, whose translation MALSVRTSGGSRQFSSRSGLAGGSMRMSSSGGGGGFGGSGFGFGGGSGGSFGAASVLGSSSGFSGGFGGSSGGGFGSSLSSGYGGGFGSGLGGSYVSGLGSGFGGGLGSGFGSGSGTGFGSGFASGSGTGFGGGFGTGGGGGSGDGSLLSGSKKETMQNLNDRLAAYLDKVRSLEEANTDLERKIREWYEKNGPGAGITGSGNDYSKYYPIIEDLRSKIINATIDNARIILQVDNARLAADDFRLKYENEVALRQSVEADINGLRRVLDELTLTRADLEMQIESLNEELAYLKKNHEEELQGFQSSAAGQVSVEMDAAPGIDLTKLLNDMRGQYEVIAEQNRKEAEAWFNEKSGELKREISTNTEQLQSGKSEITDLKRTLQSLEIELQSQLAMKKSLEDTLAETEGGYCAQLSQIQLQIGNLESQLFQVRADMERQNAEYQQLLDIKTRLEMEIETYRRLLDGEFVSAGQGVTFESSSLTGSKSQTQSLDSSQDPTKTRKIKTIVEEVVDGKVVASHVKEVEEKI comes from the exons ATGGCCCTTTCTGTGCGCACAAGTGGTGGCTCCCGGCAGTTCTCTTCTCGGAGCGGGCTTGCGGGGGGATCTATGAGAATGTCTAGCTCTGGCGGTGGAGGAGGCTTTGGTGGAAGTGGGTTTGGTTTTGGTGGTGGATCTGGTGGAAGTTTTGGTGCTGCTTCTGTGCTTGGTTCAAGCTCTGGCTTTAGTGGGGGTTTTGGGGGTAGCTCAGGTGGAGGCTTTGGAAGCAGTTTAAGCAGTGGCTATGGTGGAGGCTTTGGTAGTGGTTTAGGTGGTAGCTATGTAAGTGGCTTAGGCAGTGGTTTTGGTGGAGGTTTAGGAAGTGGTTTTGGCAGCGGCTCAGGCACTGGATTTGGAAGTGGTTTTGCTAGTGGCTCAGGCACTGGTTTTGGAGGTGGCTTTGgcactggtggtggtggtggcagtggggaTGGTAGCCTTCTTTCTGgctcaaaaaaagaaactatgcAGAACCTCAATGATCGTCTAGCTGCTTATCTGGACAAAGTACGATCTCTGGAGGAGGCCAATACTGATTTGGAGCGCAAAATACGAGAGTGGTATGAGAAAAATGGCCCTGGTGCTGGTATCACTGGATCGGGGAATGACTATAGTAAATATTACCCAATAATTGAAGATCTCCGAAGCAAG ATCATAAATGCGACTATTGACAACGCAAGAATTATTCTGCAAGTCGATAATGCTAGACTGGCTGCTGATGATTTCAGACTGAA GTATGAGAATGAAGTGGCTCTTCGCCAGAGTGTGGAGGCTGACATCAATGGTCTACGTAGAGTTCTTGATGAGCTGACCTTGACAAGAGCTGATCTAGAGATGCAGATTGAAAGCCTGAATGAAGAATTGGCTTATCTCAAGAAGAATCATGAAGAG GAGCTTCAGGGCTTTCAAAGCAGTGCAGCTGGACAAGTCAGCGTTGAAATGGATGCTGCTCCAGGAATTGACCTCACCAAGCTTTTGAATGACATGAGAGGACAATATGAAGTCATTGCTGAGCAAAACCGTAAAGAGGCTGAAGCATGGTTCAATGAAAAA AGTGGGGAGCTGAAAAGGGAAATCTCCACCAATACTGAGCAGCTTCAGTCAGGAAAAAGTGAAATCACAGATCTAAAAAGGACTCTTCAGAGCTTGGAAATTGAACTACAATCTCAGCTTGCCATG AAAAAATCCCTTGAAGACACTTTGGCAGAAACAGAAGGAGGTTACTGTGCTCAGCTTTCACAAATACAACTTCAGATTGGGAATCTGGAGTCTCAGCTGTTTCAGGTCAGGGCTGATATGGAGCGCCAGAATGCTGAGTATCAGCAACTTCTAGACATCAAGACTCGTCTGGAAATGGAGATTGAAACTTACCGTCGCTTGCTGGATGGCGAATTTGT gagTGCAGGACAGGGAGTTACTTTTGAAAGCTCATCTTTGACTGGGTCCAAATCACAAACACAGTCATTGGATTCTTCTCAGG ATCCTACGAAAACTAGAAAGATCAAGACAATTGTCGAGGAAGTAGTAGATGGAAAAGTTGTTGCATCCCATGTTAAGGAAGTTGAAGAGAAGATATAA
- the LOC134151410 gene encoding keratin, type I cytoskeletal 12-like isoform X2: MALSVRTSGGSRQFSSRSGLAGGSMRMSSSGGGGGFGGSGFGFGGGSGGSFGAASVLGSSSGFSGGFGGSSGGGFGSSLSSGYGGGFGSGLGGSYVSGLGSGFGGGLGSGFGSGSGTGFGSGFASGSGTGFGGGFGTGGGGGSGDGSLLSGSKKETMQNLNDRLAAYLDKVRSLEEANTDLERKIREWYEKNGPGAGITGSGNDYSKYYPIIEDLRSKIINATIDNARIILQVDNARLAADDFRLKYENEVALRQSVEADINGLRRVLDELTLTRADLEMQIESLNEELAYLKKNHEEELQGFQSSAAGQVSVEMDAAPGIDLTKLLNDMRGQYEVIAEQNRKEAEAWFNEKSGELKREISTNTEQLQSGKSEITDLKRTLQSLEIELQSQLAMKKSLEDTLAETEGGYCAQLSQIQLQIGNLESQLFQVRADMERQNAEYQQLLDIKTRLEMEIETYRRLLDGEFVAGQGVTFESSSLTGSKSQTQSLDSSQDPTKTRKIKTIVEEVVDGKVVASHVKEVEEKI, translated from the exons ATGGCCCTTTCTGTGCGCACAAGTGGTGGCTCCCGGCAGTTCTCTTCTCGGAGCGGGCTTGCGGGGGGATCTATGAGAATGTCTAGCTCTGGCGGTGGAGGAGGCTTTGGTGGAAGTGGGTTTGGTTTTGGTGGTGGATCTGGTGGAAGTTTTGGTGCTGCTTCTGTGCTTGGTTCAAGCTCTGGCTTTAGTGGGGGTTTTGGGGGTAGCTCAGGTGGAGGCTTTGGAAGCAGTTTAAGCAGTGGCTATGGTGGAGGCTTTGGTAGTGGTTTAGGTGGTAGCTATGTAAGTGGCTTAGGCAGTGGTTTTGGTGGAGGTTTAGGAAGTGGTTTTGGCAGCGGCTCAGGCACTGGATTTGGAAGTGGTTTTGCTAGTGGCTCAGGCACTGGTTTTGGAGGTGGCTTTGgcactggtggtggtggtggcagtggggaTGGTAGCCTTCTTTCTGgctcaaaaaaagaaactatgcAGAACCTCAATGATCGTCTAGCTGCTTATCTGGACAAAGTACGATCTCTGGAGGAGGCCAATACTGATTTGGAGCGCAAAATACGAGAGTGGTATGAGAAAAATGGCCCTGGTGCTGGTATCACTGGATCGGGGAATGACTATAGTAAATATTACCCAATAATTGAAGATCTCCGAAGCAAG ATCATAAATGCGACTATTGACAACGCAAGAATTATTCTGCAAGTCGATAATGCTAGACTGGCTGCTGATGATTTCAGACTGAA GTATGAGAATGAAGTGGCTCTTCGCCAGAGTGTGGAGGCTGACATCAATGGTCTACGTAGAGTTCTTGATGAGCTGACCTTGACAAGAGCTGATCTAGAGATGCAGATTGAAAGCCTGAATGAAGAATTGGCTTATCTCAAGAAGAATCATGAAGAG GAGCTTCAGGGCTTTCAAAGCAGTGCAGCTGGACAAGTCAGCGTTGAAATGGATGCTGCTCCAGGAATTGACCTCACCAAGCTTTTGAATGACATGAGAGGACAATATGAAGTCATTGCTGAGCAAAACCGTAAAGAGGCTGAAGCATGGTTCAATGAAAAA AGTGGGGAGCTGAAAAGGGAAATCTCCACCAATACTGAGCAGCTTCAGTCAGGAAAAAGTGAAATCACAGATCTAAAAAGGACTCTTCAGAGCTTGGAAATTGAACTACAATCTCAGCTTGCCATG AAAAAATCCCTTGAAGACACTTTGGCAGAAACAGAAGGAGGTTACTGTGCTCAGCTTTCACAAATACAACTTCAGATTGGGAATCTGGAGTCTCAGCTGTTTCAGGTCAGGGCTGATATGGAGCGCCAGAATGCTGAGTATCAGCAACTTCTAGACATCAAGACTCGTCTGGAAATGGAGATTGAAACTTACCGTCGCTTGCTGGATGGCGAATTTGT TGCAGGACAGGGAGTTACTTTTGAAAGCTCATCTTTGACTGGGTCCAAATCACAAACACAGTCATTGGATTCTTCTCAGG ATCCTACGAAAACTAGAAAGATCAAGACAATTGTCGAGGAAGTAGTAGATGGAAAAGTTGTTGCATCCCATGTTAAGGAAGTTGAAGAGAAGATATAA